A window from Solanum stenotomum isolate F172 chromosome 5, ASM1918654v1, whole genome shotgun sequence encodes these proteins:
- the LOC125865109 gene encoding plant intracellular Ras-group-related LRR protein 6 isoform X2, which produces MDRVLKAARTSGSLNLSNRSLSEVPIDVYKSLDAASEDEKWWEAVELQKLILAHNDIETLQEDIRNLPLLSVLNVSHNKLTHLPAAIGELHMLKSLDVSFNLIVNIPEEIGTAASLVKLDCSNNQLNDLPNSLGRCVELSDLKASNNSISSLPADLAKCSKLTKLDVEGNKLTTLPESLIASCRMLTELNASKNLLNSIPENIGSLSRLIRLDLHQNRISLIPSSIKDCSSLLEFYIGNNALTSLPVEIGALNRLGIFDLHSNQLKEYPAEACKLQLSMLDLSNNSLSGLPPDIGLMTTLRKLLLVGNPIRTLRSSLVNGPTPALLRFLRSRLPTDEESATSTPGKEDVVAKAARLSLSSKELSLGGLGLTAVPSDVWKSNDISKCDLSGNSIEELPLELSSCISLEALILSKNKIKDWPGSVLTSLPALTCLKLDNNPLRQIPSSAFQAVSKLQVLDLSGNIGSLPEHPAFSCLPELQELYLRRMRISVFPSDIINLKQLRILDLSQNSLQSIPQGIENLASLTELDLSDNNISSLPPELGLLEPSLQVLKLEGNPLRSIRRAILDRGTKGVLNYLKERIVEH; this is translated from the exons ATGGATCGAGTTCTCAAAGCTGCGAGAACTTCCGGTTCTCTCAACCTATCGAATCGTTCTCTGAG TGAGGTGCCCATTGACGTATACAAAAGTTTGGATGCAGCCAGTGAGGATGAGAAGTGGTGGGAG GCCGTGGAGCTACAGAAGCTGATTTTGGCTCATAATGACATAGAAACATTGCAGGAAGACATTCGAAATTTACCTCTACTGTCAGTGTTAAATGTTAGTCACAACAAGCTAACCCATCTTCCAGCTGCTATTGGAGA GCTTCATATGCTGAAGTCGTTAGATGTATCATTTAACTTGATAGTGAACATTCCAGAAGAGATCGGAACAGCAGCTTCTCTAGTCAA GCTTGATTGTTCAAACAACCAACTAAATGATCTCCCTAACTCCCTTGGAAGATGTGTGGAGTTATCAGACCTCAAG GCATCGAACAATAGCATTTCCAGTTTGCCAGCAGATCTAGCGAAGTGTTCAAAATTAACAAAGTTGGATGTCGAG GGAAACAAGTTAACTACCCTACCTGAGAGTTTGATTGCATCTTGCAGAATGCTTACTGAACTCAATGCAT CAAAAAATTTGCTCAATAGCATTCCAGAAAATATAGGAAGCCTTTCACGCTTGATTCGCCTCGACCTTCATCAGAACA GAATTTCATTGATCCCATCCTCAATAAAGGATTGCTCATCTCTTTTGGAGTTTTATATCGG GAATAATGCACTTACTTCATTACCTGTGGAGATAGGCGCACTTAATAGGTTGGGGATATTTGATCTCCACTCAAACCAG TTGAAGGAGTACCCGGCGGAGGCATGTAAATTGCAACTTTCAATGCTGGACTTATCAAACAATTCATTGTCTGGATTGCCTCCAGATATTG GCTTAATGACAACTTTGCGGAAGCTTCTGCTCGTTGGCAACCCAATTAGGACACTTCGGAG TTCTTTGGTAAACGGACCTACACCTGCTCTATTAAGATTTCTTCGAAGTAGACTTCCAACTGACGAAG AGTCTGCAACTTCTACACCCGGGAAAGAGGATGTTGTTGCCAAGGCAGCTAGGTTGTCCCTATCTTCAAAG GAGCTTTCTTTAGGAGGACTTGGTTTGACTGCTGTCCCTTCAGATGTCTGGAAGTCGAATGACATCTCAAAATGTGATCTTTCAGGGAATTCAATCGAAGAACTTCctcttgaactttcctcttGTATTTCCTTGGAG GCTCTTATTTTATCTAAAAACAAGATAAAAGATTGGCCTGGTTCAGTCTTAACATCTCTTCCTGCACTTACATGTTTGAAGCTAGACAATAATCCCCTCCGACAG ATACCATCCTCCGCCTTTCAAGCTGTATCCAAGCTTCAGGTTCTGGATCTGAGTGGCAATATTGGTTCTTTACCAGAGCATCCTGCATTTTCTTGCCTACCAGAGTTGCAAGAGCTTTATCTGAG AAGGATGCGAATATCTGTTTTCCCAAGTGATATAATCAACTTAAAGCAGTTACGAATTCTTGATTTGAGCCAAAATTCACTTCAATCAATTCCACAG GGCATCGAAAACTTGGCATCTCTCACTGAACTGGACTTATCAGACAATAATATTTCTTCACTTCCACCAGAATTG GGTTTGCTTGAACCTAGTCTGCAGGTGTTAAAACTGGAGGGTAACCCGCTCAGAAG CATTCGAAGGGCCATTTTGGATCGAGGAACAAAAGGCGTTTTGAATTACCTAAAGGAGAGAATTGTAGAGCATTAG
- the LOC125864684 gene encoding protochlorophyllide reductase-like: MALQAASLLPSTFSISKEGKASATLKNSSIFGASLSDYTKSDFGSSSFKVKSQRRLSNGAVVRATMVASPGVTTNSPSGKKTLRKGCVIVTGASSGLGLATAKALSETGKWHVIMACRDFLKAEKAAKSVGMPKENYTIMHLDLASLDSVRQFVDNFRRSGRPLDVLVANAAVYQPTAKEPSFTAEGFELSVGTNHLGHFLLSRLLLDDLKQSDYPSKRLIIVGSITGNTNTLAGNVPPKANLGDLRGMAGGLNGINSSAMIDGGDFDGAKAYKDSKVCNMLTMQEFHRRYHEETGITFASLYPGCIATTGLFREHIPLFRLLFPPFQKYITKGYVSETESGKRLAQVVSDPSLTKSGVYWSWNKDSASFENQLSEEASDAEKARKVWEVSEKLVGLA; this comes from the exons ATGGCTCTTCAAGCTGCTTCTCTGCTTCCTTCTACTTTCTCCATTTCCAAGgag GGCAAAGCTAGTGCAACCTTGAAGAATTCTAGTATTTTTGGAGCTTCTCTTTCTGATTATACTAAATCTGATTTTGGTTCATCTTCATTTAAAGTTAAG AGCCAAAGAAGATTGTCCAATGGTGCTGTCGTAAGGGCAACGATGGTTGCTTCTCCTGGTGTCACTACTAACTCTCCATCAGGAAAAAAAACACTAAGAAAAGGTTGTGTAATTGTCACTGGTGCCTCATCAGGATTAGGCTTAGCCACAGCAAAAGCTCTGTCTGAAACAGGGAAATGGCATGTTATTATGGCATGTAGGGACTTTTTAAAAGCTGAGAAAGCAGCAAAATCAGTTGGGATGCCTAAGGAGAATTACACCATCATGCATTTGGACCTCGCCTCGCTTGACAGCGTACGCCAATTTGTTGATAACTTCAGGAGGTCGGGACGGCCTCTCGATGTGTTGGTTGCTAATGCTGCTGTTTACCAACCAACTGCTAAAGAGCCTTCATTTACTGCAGAAGGATTTGAGCTTAGTGTTGGAACTAACCATCTTGGACATTTTCTTCTTTCGAGATTGTTGCTTGATGACTTGAAGCAATCTGATTATCCTTCAAAGAGACTCATCATTGTTGGTTCAATTACAG GGAACACGAATACTCTTGCCGGAAATGTACCTCCAAAGGCCAATCTCGGCGACTTGAGGGGTATGGCGGGAGGTTTAAACGGAATTAACAGCTCAGCGATGATCGATGGAGGTGACTTTGACGGTGCAAAAGCATACAAAGACAGCAAGGTGTGCAACATGCTTACGATGCAGGAATTCCATCGTCGATACCACGAGGAAACTGGCATCACATTTGCCTCTCTTTACCCTGGCTGCATTGCCACAACAGGGCTATTCAGAGAACATATCCCCTTGTTTAGGCTTCTTTTCCCACCATTCCAGAAGTATATTACAAAGGGATATGTCTCTGAGACTGAATCTGGAAAGAGACTTGCTCAG GTTGTGAGTGATCCAAGCTTGACAAAATCAGGTGTCTACTGGAGCTGGAACAAAGATTCAGCTTCTTTCGAAAACCAGTTGTCCGAAGAAGCAAGTGATGCAGAGAAAGCGCGTAAAGTGTGGGAAGTCAGTGAGAAACTCGTTGGTTTGGCATAA
- the LOC125865109 gene encoding plant intracellular Ras-group-related LRR protein 6 isoform X1, with product MDRVLKAARTSGSLNLSNRSLRQVPIDVYKSLDAASEDEKWWEAVELQKLILAHNDIETLQEDIRNLPLLSVLNVSHNKLTHLPAAIGELHMLKSLDVSFNLIVNIPEEIGTAASLVKLDCSNNQLNDLPNSLGRCVELSDLKASNNSISSLPADLAKCSKLTKLDVEGNKLTTLPESLIASCRMLTELNASKNLLNSIPENIGSLSRLIRLDLHQNRISLIPSSIKDCSSLLEFYIGNNALTSLPVEIGALNRLGIFDLHSNQLKEYPAEACKLQLSMLDLSNNSLSGLPPDIGLMTTLRKLLLVGNPIRTLRSSLVNGPTPALLRFLRSRLPTDEESATSTPGKEDVVAKAARLSLSSKELSLGGLGLTAVPSDVWKSNDISKCDLSGNSIEELPLELSSCISLEALILSKNKIKDWPGSVLTSLPALTCLKLDNNPLRQIPSSAFQAVSKLQVLDLSGNIGSLPEHPAFSCLPELQELYLRRMRISVFPSDIINLKQLRILDLSQNSLQSIPQGIENLASLTELDLSDNNISSLPPELGLLEPSLQVLKLEGNPLRSIRRAILDRGTKGVLNYLKERIVEH from the exons ATGGATCGAGTTCTCAAAGCTGCGAGAACTTCCGGTTCTCTCAACCTATCGAATCGTTCTCTGAGGCAA GTGCCCATTGACGTATACAAAAGTTTGGATGCAGCCAGTGAGGATGAGAAGTGGTGGGAG GCCGTGGAGCTACAGAAGCTGATTTTGGCTCATAATGACATAGAAACATTGCAGGAAGACATTCGAAATTTACCTCTACTGTCAGTGTTAAATGTTAGTCACAACAAGCTAACCCATCTTCCAGCTGCTATTGGAGA GCTTCATATGCTGAAGTCGTTAGATGTATCATTTAACTTGATAGTGAACATTCCAGAAGAGATCGGAACAGCAGCTTCTCTAGTCAA GCTTGATTGTTCAAACAACCAACTAAATGATCTCCCTAACTCCCTTGGAAGATGTGTGGAGTTATCAGACCTCAAG GCATCGAACAATAGCATTTCCAGTTTGCCAGCAGATCTAGCGAAGTGTTCAAAATTAACAAAGTTGGATGTCGAG GGAAACAAGTTAACTACCCTACCTGAGAGTTTGATTGCATCTTGCAGAATGCTTACTGAACTCAATGCAT CAAAAAATTTGCTCAATAGCATTCCAGAAAATATAGGAAGCCTTTCACGCTTGATTCGCCTCGACCTTCATCAGAACA GAATTTCATTGATCCCATCCTCAATAAAGGATTGCTCATCTCTTTTGGAGTTTTATATCGG GAATAATGCACTTACTTCATTACCTGTGGAGATAGGCGCACTTAATAGGTTGGGGATATTTGATCTCCACTCAAACCAG TTGAAGGAGTACCCGGCGGAGGCATGTAAATTGCAACTTTCAATGCTGGACTTATCAAACAATTCATTGTCTGGATTGCCTCCAGATATTG GCTTAATGACAACTTTGCGGAAGCTTCTGCTCGTTGGCAACCCAATTAGGACACTTCGGAG TTCTTTGGTAAACGGACCTACACCTGCTCTATTAAGATTTCTTCGAAGTAGACTTCCAACTGACGAAG AGTCTGCAACTTCTACACCCGGGAAAGAGGATGTTGTTGCCAAGGCAGCTAGGTTGTCCCTATCTTCAAAG GAGCTTTCTTTAGGAGGACTTGGTTTGACTGCTGTCCCTTCAGATGTCTGGAAGTCGAATGACATCTCAAAATGTGATCTTTCAGGGAATTCAATCGAAGAACTTCctcttgaactttcctcttGTATTTCCTTGGAG GCTCTTATTTTATCTAAAAACAAGATAAAAGATTGGCCTGGTTCAGTCTTAACATCTCTTCCTGCACTTACATGTTTGAAGCTAGACAATAATCCCCTCCGACAG ATACCATCCTCCGCCTTTCAAGCTGTATCCAAGCTTCAGGTTCTGGATCTGAGTGGCAATATTGGTTCTTTACCAGAGCATCCTGCATTTTCTTGCCTACCAGAGTTGCAAGAGCTTTATCTGAG AAGGATGCGAATATCTGTTTTCCCAAGTGATATAATCAACTTAAAGCAGTTACGAATTCTTGATTTGAGCCAAAATTCACTTCAATCAATTCCACAG GGCATCGAAAACTTGGCATCTCTCACTGAACTGGACTTATCAGACAATAATATTTCTTCACTTCCACCAGAATTG GGTTTGCTTGAACCTAGTCTGCAGGTGTTAAAACTGGAGGGTAACCCGCTCAGAAG CATTCGAAGGGCCATTTTGGATCGAGGAACAAAAGGCGTTTTGAATTACCTAAAGGAGAGAATTGTAGAGCATTAG
- the LOC125866292 gene encoding CBS domain-containing protein CBSX5 has translation MAAHLLAHEVADLCLGKPPLRSLSVSATIGEALASLKSCEENCISVWDCDHFKNVDCICVGKICMVDIICFLCKKENVNSPSLALKSPVTALLPQDSVLVRHVQPSTSLLEAIDLILQGAQNLVVPIATRFSGSSRRKLLQKSSSTRGCTLHNDREFCWLTQEDVIRYFLSSIGLFSPLPTASIDALGIISTEFLSIGYHSSASLATEAISRSLVDQTSVAIVDEDGALIGEISPFTLACCGETVAAAITTLTAGELLAYIDCGGPPEDIVRVVKERLKERNLEGMLEEFEIDPSDISSNSSLSDEELPSPTSSRSSGGRYNKSSSYSARMVRRAEAIVCYPGSSLVAVMVQAIAHRVNYVWVIEEDCSVVGIVTFANMLEVFRDQLESMMLGHFD, from the exons ATGGCAGCTCATCTTTTAGCTCATGAGGTAGCTGACCTATGCCTTGGGAAGCCACCTCTTAGGTCTCTTTCTGTTTCTGCAACAATTGGTGAAGCTTTAGCTTCTCTCAAATCTTGTGAAGAAAATTGTATAAGTGTTTGGGATTGTGACCATTTCAAGAATGTTGATTGTATCTGTGTTGGGAAAATTTGTATGGTTGATATAATATGTTTTCTTTGTAAAAAAGAGAATGTGAATTCTCCATCTTTGGCTCTCAAATCACCTGTCACTGCTTTGTTACCTCAAGATTCTGTTCTTGTTAGGCATGTTCAACCATCTACAAG CTTACTAGAAGCTATTGATCTCATCCTACAAGGAGCTCAAAACCTTGTGGTTCCTATAGCGACTAGATTTAGTGGTAGCTCAAGAAGGAAATTGCTGCAGAAATCTTCATCAACAAGGGGTTGTACTCTCCACAATGACCGCGAATTCTGTTGGCTAACTCAAGAAGATGTTATTAGATATTTCCTTAGCTCAATTGGTTTATTTTCACCCCTTCCAACAGCTTCAATCGACGCCCTTGGTATCATTAGCACGGAATTTTTATCCATCGGGTATCACTCGAGTGCATCATTGGCTACTGAGGCCATTTCTCGATCCCTCGTGGATCAGACATCCGTGGCGATTGTAGATGAAGATGGTGCCTTGATAGGGGAGATCTCTCCTTTCACTCTCGCTTGTTGTGGTGAGACTGTGGCTGCAGCCATCACGACCCTCACAGCCGGTGAACTCCTGGCCTACATTGATTGTGGAGGGCCACCGGAGGATATTGTGAGGGTCGTGAAGGAGAGATTGAAGGAAAGGAATCTTGAAGGAATGTTGGAGGAATTCGAGATTGATCCCTCGGATATCTCGTCTAACTCATCGTTGTCCGATGAGGAATTGCCTTCCCCTACCTCCTCGAGGTCATCAGGGGGAAGGTACAATAAGTCTAGTAGCTATTCCGCGAGGATGGTTAGGAGGGCAGAGGCGATAGTGTGTTATCCGGGAAGCTCTCTCGTGGCCGTGATGGTTCAAGCGATCGCGCATCGCGTAAACTATGTGTGGGTGATTGAAGAGGATTGTAGTGTTGTGGGGATTGTGACATTTGCTAACATGTTAGAAGTTTTTAGAGATCAATTGGAGTCAATGATGTTGGGACATTTTGATTAA